The following proteins are encoded in a genomic region of Oryctolagus cuniculus chromosome 13, mOryCun1.1, whole genome shotgun sequence:
- the LOC138844998 gene encoding multifunctional 2-oxoglutarate metabolism enzyme-like isoform X2 — protein MAPPSETVGPGRTSPDCVLGGDAIFPRSPPPAPSPVTPAAGPMAAAEGGPARGAEPGAPGAGAPGVNAPARVRGERLRCPSSRALGEPRWPGTAKMSASLVRATVRAVSKRKLQPIWAALTLELKER, from the exons ATGGCTCCGCCGTCTGAGACTGTCGGCCCCGGGCGCACCTCGCCGGACTGCGTCCTCGGCGGTGACGCCATTTTCCCTAGATCTCCACCGCCCGCCCCCTCGCCCGTCACTCCCGCGGCTGGCCCAATGGCGGCGGCGGAGGGCGGGCCGGCGCGGGGGGCGGAGCCTGGGGCGCCGGGGGCCGGAGCTCCTGGCGTCAATGCGCCTGCTCGCGTCCGTGGAGAGAGGCTGCGGTGTCCAAGCTCCCGGGCCCTCGGCGAGCCCCGGTGGCCGGGGACGGCGAAGATGTCTGCTTCGTTAGTCCGCGCCACTGTCCGAGCTGTGAGCAAGAGGAAGCTGCAGCCCATCTGGGCTGCCCTCACCCTG GAACTCAAGGAAcgttag
- the LOC138844998 gene encoding multifunctional 2-oxoglutarate metabolism enzyme-like isoform X1 translates to MAPPSETVGPGRTSPDCVLGGDAIFPRSPPPAPSPVTPAAGPMAAAEGGPARGAEPGAPGAGAPGVNAPARVRGERLRCPSSRALGEPRWPGTAKMSASLVRATVRAVSKRKLQPIWAALTLKNAYK, encoded by the exons ATGGCTCCGCCGTCTGAGACTGTCGGCCCCGGGCGCACCTCGCCGGACTGCGTCCTCGGCGGTGACGCCATTTTCCCTAGATCTCCACCGCCCGCCCCCTCGCCCGTCACTCCCGCGGCTGGCCCAATGGCGGCGGCGGAGGGCGGGCCGGCGCGGGGGGCGGAGCCTGGGGCGCCGGGGGCCGGAGCTCCTGGCGTCAATGCGCCTGCTCGCGTCCGTGGAGAGAGGCTGCGGTGTCCAAGCTCCCGGGCCCTCGGCGAGCCCCGGTGGCCGGGGACGGCGAAGATGTCTGCTTCGTTAGTCCGCGCCACTGTCCGAGCTGTGAGCAAGAGGAAGCTGCAGCCCATCTGGGCTGCCCTCACCCTG AAAAATGCCTATAAATAA